The Octadecabacter arcticus 238 genome contains a region encoding:
- a CDS encoding DUF5928 domain-containing protein has protein sequence MAKIAFILLCHKDPEAIVHQAEQLTAVGDYIAIHFDASAPKEAYALIYAALVDNPNVAFAKKRVRCGWGEWSLVQATLNAVEAAIDAFPRATHFHMVSGDCMAIKSASHAKALLDGEDCDYIESFDFFESDWFKTGMKEERLIYRHFFNERKNKTLFNNSWWTQRKLGLERKIPADLQIMIGSQWWCLRRRTIEWILDMTKTRPDVMRFFRTTWILDETFFQTLVRHLVPEPEIHNRTLTFLMFTDYGMPVTFYNDHYNLLLSQNFLFARKISPEATEFKDRLGVLYASGRDDFKISDEGQKLFGFLTGRGRVGSRFAPRFWETDASLGRERELLIIACKKWHVAKRLVGSIKHHLNIPAIDYLFNEEDTDLPDLGGIQSTLDKRTRHRRALMRMLFDFYETDRMIICLDTDNLDLMQDFFSDRSTTRLLELECEFSDEYLIGHAKRVGLAGELTTGETMQQLLPTIRYDVVYESDRIRDAGFNNHLRVRELASPDENARPIAEFLGVSEDVARGIAQTPYLFAD, from the coding sequence ATGGCAAAAATCGCCTTCATCTTGCTGTGTCACAAAGACCCTGAGGCCATCGTGCATCAGGCTGAACAGCTGACGGCGGTGGGTGACTACATCGCGATCCATTTTGACGCCAGCGCCCCGAAAGAAGCTTATGCCCTTATTTATGCCGCTTTGGTCGACAATCCAAACGTTGCATTTGCCAAAAAACGGGTCAGATGCGGATGGGGAGAATGGTCTTTGGTGCAGGCGACGCTCAACGCGGTTGAGGCTGCAATTGATGCATTTCCAAGGGCGACACATTTTCACATGGTGTCCGGTGACTGCATGGCGATCAAATCCGCGAGCCATGCAAAGGCGCTGCTGGACGGGGAAGATTGCGACTACATCGAAAGTTTCGATTTCTTCGAAAGCGATTGGTTCAAGACCGGCATGAAAGAAGAGCGGCTGATCTACCGCCATTTCTTTAACGAACGCAAAAACAAGACGTTGTTCAATAATTCATGGTGGACGCAGCGAAAGCTCGGGCTTGAGCGTAAGATTCCCGCCGATCTGCAAATCATGATCGGGTCGCAGTGGTGGTGTTTGCGCCGTCGCACGATCGAGTGGATCTTGGACATGACAAAGACCCGCCCTGACGTGATGAGATTCTTCCGCACCACATGGATTCTTGACGAGACGTTTTTCCAGACCCTTGTGCGCCATCTGGTGCCGGAACCGGAGATTCACAACAGAACCCTGACGTTCCTGATGTTCACGGATTACGGGATGCCGGTGACGTTTTATAACGATCATTACAATTTGCTGCTGTCGCAGAATTTTCTGTTTGCGCGCAAAATCTCGCCTGAGGCCACAGAGTTCAAGGACAGGCTCGGTGTGTTGTACGCTTCGGGTCGCGACGATTTCAAAATCTCCGACGAGGGGCAAAAACTATTCGGGTTCCTGACCGGACGTGGCCGCGTCGGCAGCCGTTTCGCGCCGCGGTTCTGGGAGACCGATGCGTCACTGGGACGCGAGCGCGAGCTGCTGATTATTGCCTGTAAGAAATGGCATGTCGCCAAGCGGCTTGTCGGATCGATCAAACACCATCTCAATATTCCGGCGATAGATTACCTGTTTAACGAAGAGGACACCGACCTGCCCGACTTGGGCGGAATCCAGTCCACGTTGGATAAGCGCACACGCCATCGCCGCGCGTTGATGCGGATGTTGTTTGACTTCTATGAAACGGATCGGATGATTATTTGTCTGGACACCGACAACCTTGATCTTATGCAGGACTTCTTTTCTGACCGATCCACAACCCGACTGTTGGAGTTGGAGTGTGAATTTAGCGATGAATACCTGATAGGCCATGCCAAACGGGTTGGATTGGCCGGTGAGCTTACAACGGGCGAGACAATGCAGCAGCTTTTGCCGACGATCCGATACGACGTGGTCTATGAGAGTGACCGAATTCGCGATGCGGGCTTTAACAATCATCTGCGTGTGCGCGAATTGGCCAGCCCGGATGAGAATGCTCGACCGATTGCCGAATTCCTCGGCGTGTCAGAAGACGTGGCGCGCGGGATTGCCCAAACCCCCTATTTATTTGCTGACTAA
- a CDS encoding sulfotransferase family protein, whose product MGFPGTWMTETESVVYRVVPKSACSTIGQIMYYSDHGEFFDGDIHDAQGGIHKWAMEDSQPLITANVKNHTSYSFTCVRNPYTRILSSFFDKICSIQRNGKRYRGNLVPLLIQKYGIEVGSPEEGFEFDQIKSFRRFLLFARDTIKYRRPMDPDIHWSAMSGHISTFIINGGRYDKIVWTEQFNDGMQQVLDGIKTPNPIELSGIPRFNESEGHGPTRAHPVEDYFDELSMHMMYEIYKKDFNLFKYDFENPGNKMPVGEIDLDEVHAKLGE is encoded by the coding sequence ATGGGTTTCCCCGGCACCTGGATGACCGAAACCGAAAGTGTGGTGTACCGCGTGGTGCCCAAAAGCGCCTGCTCGACCATCGGCCAGATCATGTATTATTCCGATCATGGCGAATTTTTTGACGGGGATATCCATGACGCGCAAGGCGGCATTCACAAATGGGCGATGGAAGACAGTCAGCCGTTGATCACCGCCAACGTCAAAAACCACACGAGCTATTCGTTCACCTGTGTGCGCAATCCCTACACACGAATCTTGTCATCGTTCTTTGACAAAATTTGCAGCATCCAGCGTAATGGCAAACGCTACCGTGGCAATCTTGTACCGCTGTTGATCCAGAAATACGGGATCGAGGTTGGTTCACCCGAAGAAGGGTTCGAATTTGACCAGATCAAATCATTTCGCCGATTCTTGTTATTCGCCCGTGACACCATCAAATACCGCCGCCCCATGGACCCCGACATCCACTGGTCCGCGATGTCAGGCCATATTAGCACGTTCATCATCAACGGCGGGCGCTACGACAAGATCGTATGGACCGAACAGTTCAACGACGGCATGCAGCAGGTTCTGGATGGGATCAAAACCCCAAATCCGATCGAACTGTCGGGGATTCCGCGGTTCAACGAATCCGAAGGCCACGGACCAACACGCGCCCATCCGGTCGAGGACTACTTTGACGAACTGTCGATGCACATGATGTATGAAATCTATAAGAAAGATTTCAACCTGTTCAAATATGACTTTGAAAATCCGGGCAACAAGATGCCCGTGGGTGAGATTGATTTGGACGAAGTTCATGCAAAACTGGGCGAATGA
- a CDS encoding adenosine kinase — MSNPVNYDVIGIGNAIVDVIAPSSDTFLDQMGITKGIMQLIERDRAELLYASMDSRVEAPGGSVANTIAGIGELGLQTAFIGKVKDDALGKLYAESLQKAGTAFPLSPQDVEFPTSRSMIFVSPDGERSMNTYLGAGADISSAEVPDVFGTGLLFLEGYLFDKDEGKTAFSEAAQRMKAAGGRSVITISDPFCAERHRDDFKRLIAEDMDIAIGNDAEWLTLYETDDLNDALRQAAEVCGIVACTRSGDSVWIQQGAQRFTADVTAVTPVDATGAGDQFAAGFLYGVSTGRTLDVAAQMGVLCAAEVIGHIGPRPEINMAQVFSERGLI, encoded by the coding sequence ATGAGTAACCCAGTAAATTACGACGTCATCGGTATCGGCAACGCAATTGTCGATGTGATCGCCCCCAGCAGCGACACGTTTCTGGACCAGATGGGCATCACCAAAGGCATCATGCAGCTGATCGAACGCGACCGCGCGGAATTGCTGTATGCGTCCATGGACAGCCGCGTCGAAGCGCCGGGTGGATCGGTCGCCAACACGATTGCCGGCATTGGTGAACTTGGTTTGCAGACGGCCTTTATCGGCAAGGTGAAAGACGACGCATTGGGCAAACTCTATGCGGAGTCGTTGCAAAAGGCTGGCACTGCATTTCCGTTGTCGCCCCAAGACGTCGAATTTCCAACGTCGCGGTCAATGATCTTTGTGTCCCCTGACGGGGAGCGGTCGATGAACACATACCTTGGTGCAGGGGCGGATATTTCGTCCGCCGAAGTGCCGGATGTGTTTGGCACGGGGCTGTTGTTCCTTGAGGGGTACTTGTTCGACAAAGACGAGGGCAAAACCGCGTTTTCCGAGGCGGCACAGCGGATGAAAGCAGCGGGTGGGCGGTCAGTCATTACGATTTCTGATCCGTTCTGCGCCGAACGTCACCGCGACGATTTCAAACGTCTGATCGCTGAGGATATGGACATCGCCATTGGCAACGACGCTGAATGGTTGACGCTGTATGAAACAGACGATTTGAATGATGCGCTGCGACAGGCGGCTGAGGTCTGCGGCATCGTTGCCTGCACGCGGTCCGGCGATTCGGTTTGGATCCAGCAAGGGGCGCAGCGTTTTACGGCGGATGTAACGGCGGTGACACCGGTGGACGCCACGGGTGCTGGCGATCAGTTCGCGGCTGGTTTCCTATATGGTGTGTCCACGGGCCGGACGTTGGATGTCGCGGCGCAGATGGGTGTGTTGTGCGCGGCAGAGGTGATTGGGCATATCGGCCCTCGGCCTGAAATCAACATGGCACAGGTGTTTAGCGAACGCGGGCTGATCTAG
- the nth gene encoding endonuclease III, which produces MAKQLDYHTIREIFTRFQAGEPEPLGELDHVNAYTLVVAVALSAQATDKGVNKATAALFKIADTPQKMLDLGLDGVVEHIKTIGLFRNKAKNVIKMSQLLVDEYDGVVPNSRAALQSLPGVGRKTANVVLNMWWGQPAQAVDTHIFRLGNRSGIAPGKNVDAVERAIEDNIPADFQLHAHHWMILHGRYICIARKPKCKACHIRDLCQFEDKTE; this is translated from the coding sequence ATGGCTAAGCAATTAGATTATCACACGATCCGCGAGATTTTTACCCGCTTTCAGGCGGGCGAACCGGAACCCTTGGGGGAGCTGGATCACGTGAATGCCTATACCTTGGTTGTTGCAGTGGCGCTATCGGCGCAGGCGACCGACAAGGGCGTGAACAAGGCCACCGCCGCACTGTTCAAGATCGCCGATACGCCGCAAAAGATGCTGGATCTGGGTCTTGATGGCGTGGTTGAGCACATCAAAACCATCGGGTTGTTTCGCAACAAAGCCAAGAACGTTATCAAGATGAGCCAGCTTTTGGTCGATGAATATGATGGCGTCGTGCCGAACTCCCGTGCCGCCTTGCAATCCCTGCCCGGTGTCGGGCGCAAGACGGCCAATGTGGTGCTGAATATGTGGTGGGGCCAGCCCGCACAGGCGGTCGACACGCATATCTTCCGGCTCGGTAATCGCAGCGGCATTGCGCCGGGCAAAAATGTCGACGCAGTTGAACGCGCGATTGAGGATAATATCCCTGCGGATTTTCAATTGCACGCCCACCACTGGATGATTTTGCACGGCCGGTATATCTGCATCGCGCGCAAACCTAAATGTAAGGCCTGTCACATCCGTGACCTATGCCAGTTTGAGGATAAAACAGAATGA
- a CDS encoding methylated-DNA--[protein]-cysteine S-methyltransferase, which produces MEQSDRYHYHVIRRALDAIDQSPTPLTLDGLAAAMNMSPAHFQRVFSRWVGVSPKRYQHYLRLDHAKTMLAENFTTLATADAVGLSGSGRLHDLFLKWEAMSPGEYAKGGADHYIFWGWFESPFGPSIVMGTDKGICGLGFADEMGADAAMHDLLRRWPNARFAENPARLKPWVDTAFGVTPTDDKAPLYLIGAPFQLKVWEALLSIPSGHVTSYSDIAQSIGAPRAVRAVGTAVGRNPVSWLIPCHRALRKSGALGGYHWGLPVKRALLAWESAREDAI; this is translated from the coding sequence ATGGAACAGTCTGACCGATATCATTACCATGTCATCCGCCGCGCGTTGGACGCGATCGATCAATCGCCAACGCCGCTCACGCTCGACGGGTTGGCGGCGGCAATGAATATGTCGCCCGCGCACTTCCAACGGGTTTTTAGCCGCTGGGTAGGTGTGTCGCCAAAGCGCTACCAGCACTACCTGCGGCTGGATCATGCCAAGACAATGCTGGCAGAAAACTTTACCACGCTTGCCACAGCGGACGCTGTCGGTCTGTCTGGATCTGGTCGCCTGCACGACCTATTCCTGAAATGGGAAGCGATGAGTCCAGGTGAGTACGCCAAAGGCGGCGCGGATCACTATATTTTTTGGGGTTGGTTTGAAAGCCCCTTTGGCCCGTCGATTGTCATGGGCACAGACAAAGGGATTTGCGGCCTCGGTTTCGCCGATGAAATGGGCGCTGACGCCGCGATGCACGATCTGCTGCGCCGCTGGCCGAATGCCAGATTTGCGGAAAACCCTGCCCGCCTGAAGCCTTGGGTCGACACCGCGTTTGGCGTGACCCCGACAGACGACAAGGCACCGCTTTATCTGATCGGCGCGCCGTTCCAGCTCAAGGTGTGGGAGGCGTTGTTGTCAATCCCGTCAGGCCACGTCACCAGCTATTCCGACATCGCGCAATCCATCGGCGCACCGCGTGCTGTGCGGGCTGTCGGCACCGCTGTTGGGCGCAATCCGGTCAGTTGGCTGATTCCCTGCCACCGTGCTTTGCGAAAATCCGGCGCATTGGGTGGCTATCACTGGGGTCTGCCCGTCAAACGCGCCCTTCTCGCGTGGGAAAGTGCGCGTGAGGATGCAATCTAA
- a CDS encoding OmpA family protein has translation MILSKMTFAVALSGVLVLSACDTVTDPNNPNRNAQTAAIVGAGLGAAVGIARGDSAGERNRGAVLGALVGAGLGAGVGTLLDRQEAELRQQMGSNAQIVNTGSQLIVTLPQDILFDTGSAALSGGLRSDLNALAASMNNFPNSTVNVIGHTDSDGTAAFNQDLSARRAQAVSSVLIQSGVSANRIRSIGRGEDAPIASNLNAEGKRQNRRVEITITPNG, from the coding sequence ATGATCCTGTCCAAAATGACCTTCGCCGTTGCTCTGTCTGGCGTCTTGGTACTCTCTGCCTGCGACACAGTGACTGATCCAAACAACCCGAACCGCAACGCTCAGACGGCCGCTATTGTCGGCGCTGGCCTCGGCGCTGCCGTTGGCATCGCCCGTGGTGACAGCGCTGGAGAACGCAATCGCGGCGCAGTCCTTGGTGCCCTTGTCGGTGCTGGCCTTGGTGCAGGTGTCGGGACGCTGCTTGATCGCCAAGAAGCAGAACTGCGCCAGCAGATGGGGTCCAACGCGCAGATCGTGAACACAGGCAGCCAGCTTATCGTGACACTGCCACAAGACATCCTGTTCGACACGGGCAGCGCCGCCCTGTCTGGTGGATTGCGCAGTGATCTGAATGCACTGGCCGCATCAATGAACAACTTCCCGAACTCGACTGTCAACGTCATCGGCCATACAGATTCGGACGGAACTGCCGCGTTTAACCAAGACCTGTCCGCGCGCCGTGCGCAGGCCGTGTCGTCTGTGTTGATCCAGTCCGGTGTGTCCGCGAACCGCATCCGGTCTATCGGGCGCGGCGAAGATGCGCCCATCGCGTCCAACCTAAACGCAGAAGGTAAACGTCAAAACCGCCGCGTGGAAATCACGATCACGCCAAACGGCTAA
- a CDS encoding FadR/GntR family transcriptional regulator: protein MPFEPIQPEKISQTVVRQIEQLILRGILKPGERLPSERELSERLSVSRPSLREALAELQDSGLLASRAGSGVFVGDVLGSAFSETLVRLFSSHDEAVFDYIDFRRDMEGLAAHRAATVGSDTDLNITDAIFMKMEAAHAKRNPAEEAALDADFHLSIIEASHNVIMLHMMRSMYQLLQEGVFYNRQVMFKQRTTRDMLLDQHRAINDALQARDAEGARTAVEQHLGFVEDALVNHKKAERHETIAKKRFQHELKR from the coding sequence ATGCCGTTCGAACCCATCCAGCCTGAGAAGATATCGCAAACTGTTGTGCGCCAGATCGAACAGTTGATTCTGCGCGGCATCCTTAAACCGGGTGAACGTTTGCCGTCAGAACGCGAACTGTCTGAACGCCTCAGCGTGTCCCGCCCGTCCCTGCGCGAAGCATTGGCGGAGCTGCAAGACAGCGGCCTTCTGGCCAGCCGCGCCGGATCAGGTGTGTTCGTCGGCGACGTGTTGGGATCGGCGTTTTCAGAAACCTTGGTGCGGCTGTTTTCAAGCCACGACGAAGCCGTGTTTGACTACATCGACTTTCGCCGCGACATGGAAGGGCTGGCCGCGCACCGCGCCGCAACGGTGGGCAGTGACACCGACTTAAACATCACCGACGCGATCTTCATGAAAATGGAGGCCGCCCACGCCAAACGAAATCCCGCCGAAGAAGCCGCGCTAGACGCGGATTTTCATCTGAGCATCATCGAGGCGAGCCATAATGTCATCATGCTGCACATGATGCGTTCGATGTATCAACTGCTGCAGGAAGGCGTGTTTTATAACCGTCAGGTCATGTTCAAACAACGCACCACCCGCGACATGCTGCTGGATCAGCACCGTGCGATCAACGACGCCTTGCAAGCGCGCGACGCCGAAGGCGCACGCACCGCGGTTGAACAACATTTGGGGTTCGTCGAAGACGCACTGGTTAACCACAAAAAGGCCGAACGCCACGAAACGATTGCCAAGAAACGGTTTCAACACGAGCTTAAGCGATAG
- a CDS encoding F0F1 ATP synthase subunit B: protein MKFKLATLITLAASPALAASKNPFSSDFWHLDNTDLIVLIAFIIFIGVLLKYKVPGMLTGLLDKRAEGIKSDIDEAKALREEAQTLLASYERKQREVQAQADRIVANAKEEATLAGEQAKEDIKSSIVRRLAAAEDQIASAKASAIREVRNQAVKVAVAAAQDVIAAQTTPADANKLIDDAIAEVGAKLH from the coding sequence ATGAAATTCAAACTCGCAACCCTGATCACACTCGCTGCATCGCCTGCATTGGCGGCCAGCAAGAACCCGTTCTCGTCCGACTTCTGGCATCTGGACAACACGGACCTGATCGTTCTGATCGCGTTTATCATCTTCATCGGCGTGCTGCTTAAGTACAAGGTTCCGGGGATGCTGACGGGTCTGCTGGACAAGCGCGCCGAAGGCATCAAATCCGATATAGATGAAGCCAAGGCACTGCGCGAAGAAGCTCAGACTTTGCTGGCCTCATACGAGCGAAAGCAACGTGAAGTTCAGGCGCAAGCGGACCGGATCGTGGCAAACGCCAAAGAAGAAGCGACCCTCGCGGGTGAGCAGGCCAAAGAAGACATCAAGTCGTCGATCGTGCGCCGTTTGGCCGCTGCTGAAGACCAGATCGCAAGCGCAAAGGCATCCGCCATTCGCGAAGTGCGAAATCAGGCTGTGAAGGTGGCTGTTGCCGCTGCACAGGATGTGATTGCCGCGCAGACAACGCCTGCCGATGCGAACAAGTTGATTGATGATGCAATTGCCGAGGTCGGCGCGAAACTGCACTAG
- a CDS encoding F0F1 ATP synthase subunit B', which produces MADTPVEHGADAGGAGMPQLDFSTFPNQIFWLLVTLVVIYMILSRVALPRIGAVLAERQGTITNDIAAAEELKQRAIEAEAAYDKALADARSEAGKIVAQAKADIQGELDVQMAKADAEIAAQTAESEKAIADIHAGATDAVKAVAKDTANEIIAAFGGKADAKAVTEAVTARMKG; this is translated from the coding sequence ATGGCTGATACACCGGTCGAACACGGGGCCGACGCTGGCGGGGCAGGAATGCCGCAGCTAGATTTTTCGACCTTCCCGAACCAGATTTTCTGGCTCCTGGTCACGCTCGTCGTGATCTACATGATTTTGTCCCGCGTGGCGTTGCCACGGATTGGCGCGGTTTTGGCTGAACGTCAGGGCACCATTACAAATGACATCGCGGCTGCTGAAGAACTTAAGCAACGCGCGATTGAGGCTGAGGCCGCATACGACAAAGCCCTCGCCGATGCCCGTTCTGAGGCCGGTAAGATCGTGGCGCAAGCCAAGGCTGACATCCAAGGAGAGCTGGACGTGCAGATGGCCAAGGCCGACGCCGAGATCGCCGCGCAAACGGCTGAAAGCGAAAAAGCAATTGCCGATATTCATGCCGGTGCCACTGACGCGGTGAAAGCCGTCGCCAAAGACACTGCCAATGAGATCATTGCCGCGTTCGGCGGCAAAGCAGACGCCAAGGCGGTAACTGAAGCCGTCACCGCACGGATGAAAGGGTAA
- a CDS encoding F0F1 ATP synthase subunit C: MEGELAHIGAGLAAIGSGAAAIGVGHVAGNFLAGALRNPSAAAGQTATLFIGIAFAEALGIFSFLVALLLMFAV, from the coding sequence ATGGAAGGCGAACTCGCACACATCGGCGCTGGCTTGGCTGCAATCGGTTCCGGCGCTGCCGCAATCGGTGTTGGTCACGTGGCTGGCAACTTCCTCGCAGGCGCGCTGCGTAACCCATCGGCTGCTGCCGGTCAGACTGCTACGCTGTTTATCGGCATCGCATTCGCAGAAGCACTGGGGATCTTCTCGTTCCTCGTCGCATTGCTGCTGATGTTCGCGGTCTAA
- a CDS encoding F0F1 ATP synthase subunit A translates to MAGEVHSEGGGLEFHPLDQFEVHRMFGEGPIHWYTITNVTMWMAIAVVCIVLLLVIGTRKRAVVPSRTQSVAETLYGFVYTMVEDVTGKDGIKYFPYIFTLFIFILFSNFLGLLPMAFTTTSHIAVTAILAFAVFFTVTILGFVKNGAAFLGLFWVSSAPLALRPILAVIEIISYFVRPVSHSIRLAGNLMAGHAVLKVFAGFAQVGLLVAPIAILGVVAIYALEVLVSAIQAYVFTILTCVYLKDALHPSH, encoded by the coding sequence ATGGCAGGCGAAGTACACAGCGAAGGCGGCGGACTTGAATTCCACCCGCTTGATCAGTTCGAAGTTCACCGCATGTTCGGCGAAGGTCCGATCCATTGGTATACAATTACCAACGTCACCATGTGGATGGCGATTGCTGTTGTCTGTATCGTTTTGTTGCTGGTTATCGGCACGCGCAAACGCGCTGTTGTTCCGAGCCGCACACAGTCGGTCGCTGAAACGCTGTACGGATTCGTTTACACAATGGTCGAAGACGTAACGGGTAAGGATGGGATCAAGTATTTCCCCTATATCTTCACGTTGTTCATCTTCATTCTATTTTCGAACTTCCTTGGCTTGTTGCCGATGGCGTTCACCACCACCAGCCACATTGCGGTGACGGCGATCCTTGCGTTTGCAGTGTTCTTTACCGTCACGATCCTTGGCTTTGTCAAAAACGGCGCCGCTTTCTTGGGTCTGTTCTGGGTTTCCAGTGCGCCATTGGCGCTGCGTCCGATCCTCGCCGTGATCGAAATCATCTCTTACTTCGTTCGTCCGGTCAGCCACTCCATTCGTTTGGCGGGCAACTTGATGGCGGGACACGCCGTTCTCAAGGTCTTTGCGGGCTTTGCACAGGTCGGCCTGTTGGTTGCGCCCATCGCCATTCTCGGCGTCGTCGCGATCTACGCGCTCGAAGTCCTCGTATCGGCCATTCAGGCCTACGTGTTCACAATCCTGACGTGCGTTTATCTAAAAGACGCGCTTCACCCGTCACACTAA